The following are encoded in a window of Castanea sativa cultivar Marrone di Chiusa Pesio chromosome 5, ASM4071231v1 genomic DNA:
- the LOC142634209 gene encoding MLP-like protein 43, which translates to MSLFEKVEAEVEIKASAKRFHEVNSKRVAEVPKLSPNFIQSVDLLEGEWGKEGSVMCWYFVFDGKAVMSKEVIETIDDKNHLVTFKVIGGILKEMYKSFKFIIQATPKGEGSLVHWTLEYEKLNADDPDASSMLQFAVGQSKDIDAHLALE; encoded by the exons ATGTCTCTATTTGAGAAGGTAGAGGCTGAAGTAGAGATCAAGGCTTCAGCAAAAAGGTTTCACGAGGTTAATAGCAAGAGAGTAGCTGAGGTACCGAAACTTAGCCCTAACTTTATACAGAGTGTTGATTTACTTGAAGGTGAATGGGGAAAAGAGGGCTCTGTCATGTGCTGGTATTTTGTCTTCG ATGGGAAAGCTGTAATGTCTAAGGAGGTAATCGAAACCATTGATGACAAAAACCATTTAGTCACTTTCAAGGTGATTGGAGGAATACTCAAGGAGATGTATAAGAGTTTCAAATTCATTATTCAAGCCACTCCAAAGGGCGAGGGGAGCTTGGTCCACTGGACTTTGGAATATGAGAAACTGAATGCCGATGACCCTGACGCAAGCTCAATGCTTCAATTCGCAGTTGGTCAGAGCAAAGATATTGATGCTCATCTTGCCCTCGAATAG
- the LOC142634979 gene encoding uncharacterized protein LOC142634979 yields the protein MGGSKGFGHYRGEEYPELCMEEYYLQVWTTTRTPTGETPFRLAYGSEVVIPAEVGLTSYRVRNHDEDKNHEAMHLQLDLMDEIRATAEQRLAWYQNLMAKHYNSKVRHKDFQVGDLVLRKVIGATKGPS from the exons atgggtggaagcaaaGGCTTTGGCCACTATCGCGGAGAAGAATATCCGGAGCTTTGTATGGAGGAATATTATTTGCAGGTATG GACAACGACAAGGACACCAACAGGGGAAACACCGTTTCGATTAGCATATGGTAGCGAAGTAGTCATCCCAGCAGAAGTAGGGCTTACAAGTTACCGGGTTAGGAACCACGACGAGGACAAGAACCATGAAGCCATGCACTTACAGCTCGATCTGATGGACGAAATCAGAGCGACGGCCGAGCAAAGATTAGCGTGGTACCAGAACCTTATGGCGaagcattacaactctaaggtcAGGCATAAGGACTTCCAAGTTGGAGATCTTGTCTTGAGGAAAGTAATTGGCGCTACAAAAGGCCCCTCTTAG
- the LOC142634980 gene encoding uncharacterized protein LOC142634980, producing MWSIHTDRSSNKHAGGAGVVLHTPEGDKIECMIRLDFSTTNNEEEYEALIAELDFAIAVGAKSMVVYSDSQIVTSQVNGGYECKSERMKRYLKEVKGRKSNLQIKLIQILREENQKADQLVKATSAKPMIVPNQVLSFVQLSSLINGTGVQEVSSEHCWMTPIAAYLKDGKLPDNKETTRKLKVKASRFVIIKNIIYKRGFSRPYLRCLAFEESDYVMREVHEGICGNHSGSRSLVHKLLRARYYWPTMQKDADAYVRACDKC from the coding sequence ATGTGGAGCATTCACACAGACAGATCCTCCAACAAACATGCCGGTGGAGCTGGCGTAGTACTCCACACACCAGAAGGAGACAAGATCGAGTGCATGATCCGTTTGGACTTTTCCACAACCAATAACGAAGAAGAATACGAAGCCTTAATAGCAGAACTAGACTTCGCAATAGCTGTAGGCGCTAAGAGTATGGTCGtatactccgattctcaaatcgtgacCAGTCAGGTTAATGGCGGTTACGAATGCAAGagtgaaagaatgaagaggtatctcaaggaagtgaagggtcgaaaaAGTAACCTTCAGATCAAGTTGATTCAAATCCTAAGGGAAGAGAACCAAAAGGCCGACCAACTTGTAAAAGCAACTTCCGCAAAACCTATGATTGTCCCCAACCAAGTATTATCCTTTGTTCAACTCTCATCACTGATAAATGGTACTGGTGTACAAGAGGTAAGCAGTGAACATTGTTGGATGACTCCAATAGCCGCATATCTGAAAGACGGCAAACTGCCAGACAACAAGGAAACCACaagaaagttgaaggttaaagccTCCCGGTTCGTCATaattaaaaacattatataCAAGAGGGGTTTCTCTCGGCCTTACCTGAGATGCCTTGCCTTTGAAGAATCAGACTATGTtatgagggaggtccatgaaggaattTGCGGCAACCACTCTGGATCTAGGTCtttagtgcacaagctactccgggcaagatactactggccaacgATGCAAAAGGATGCCGACGCATACGTTAGAGCTTGTGACAAATGCTAA